In the genome of Hyphomonas sp. Mor2, one region contains:
- a CDS encoding ATP-binding protein, which translates to MDPVRNPFAPGAGSQPPELAGREGLIEQADFAIQRLLHGRHDKAQILLGLRGTGKTVLLNKFEHMATAHGCDTTFIEAPEDRTLASLLVPRLQKILRALSAVEAAKALSHRALGALKSFAKTFKVSYEGVTISVDPAIGVADSGDLESDLTDLFLAVGAAAQPAGRAWVLFIDELQYLERAELSALIVAIHRIVQKGYPVMFFGAGLPQIAALSGEAKSYAERLFDYPPIEALNAKAAARAIRDPIREEGEEINDGALAHIFKMTSGYPYFLQEWGYQCWNLAERSPIDKSLAKAATKRAIARLDDGFFRVRLERLTPKEKDYVIAMARLGSGPYRSSDVADHLGVEPTSLGPRRAQIIKKGMIYSPSHGDIAFTVPLFEDFLMRQYQLGRKG; encoded by the coding sequence ATGGATCCGGTTCGCAACCCCTTCGCGCCTGGCGCAGGATCACAGCCGCCAGAGCTGGCAGGACGCGAGGGCCTGATCGAGCAGGCTGACTTTGCCATTCAGCGCCTGCTGCATGGGCGCCATGACAAGGCGCAAATCCTGCTCGGATTGCGCGGGACCGGCAAAACCGTCCTGCTCAACAAGTTCGAGCACATGGCGACCGCGCATGGCTGCGACACGACCTTTATCGAGGCCCCGGAGGACCGCACGCTCGCCTCCTTGCTGGTGCCGCGTCTGCAGAAGATCCTGCGGGCCTTGTCCGCGGTCGAGGCGGCGAAAGCCCTCTCTCATCGCGCGCTCGGGGCGCTGAAGAGTTTCGCCAAGACGTTCAAGGTCTCCTATGAAGGCGTCACAATCTCGGTCGATCCGGCGATTGGGGTGGCCGATAGCGGCGATCTGGAAAGCGATCTGACGGATCTGTTTCTGGCGGTCGGGGCTGCCGCGCAGCCGGCCGGCAGGGCCTGGGTCCTATTCATTGACGAGCTGCAATATCTCGAGCGCGCGGAACTCTCGGCCCTCATCGTAGCGATCCACAGGATTGTCCAAAAGGGCTATCCGGTCATGTTCTTCGGGGCCGGCCTGCCGCAGATTGCAGCGCTGTCGGGCGAGGCGAAATCCTATGCCGAACGGCTGTTCGACTATCCTCCGATCGAGGCGCTGAACGCCAAGGCCGCGGCCAGGGCCATTCGCGATCCGATCCGCGAGGAAGGCGAAGAGATCAATGACGGGGCTCTGGCGCACATTTTCAAGATGACCTCCGGATATCCCTATTTCCTGCAGGAATGGGGGTATCAGTGCTGGAACCTGGCTGAGCGATCGCCGATCGATAAGTCCCTCGCCAAGGCCGCCACCAAGCGCGCCATTGCGCGCCTGGATGATGGCTTCTTCCGGGTCCGGCTGGAACGGCTGACGCCGAAAGAGAAAGACTATGTGATCGCCATGGCCCGCCTCGGCAGCGGCCCCTATCGCTCGTCAGATGTGGCGGACCATCTCGGGGTCGAGCCGACGTCTCTGGGGCCCCGCCGCGCGCAGATCATCAAGAAGGGGATGATTTACAGTCCCTCCCACGGCGATATCGCATTTACCGTGCCTTTGTTTGAGGATTTTCTGATGCGCCAGTATCAGCTCGGTCGGAAAGGTTAA
- a CDS encoding DUF4332 domain-containing protein, translated as MNLLELVIIAHRCRSTHHFIAFDALQLLKGEDAGDWKNLLLKHHTNLLKGAKAPDTDFKDFQNHVLHVEEGEWGGARDAAMQWYGKAVEALREKKWGKAAYALGVLTHYYADPIQPFHTAQSEEEGAIHRALEWSIAKSRDTIKALIDVRGYPYVHAGSETGFVADMVLAGAKYSNPHYQTFIDHYDLHKGVANPPEGLDQTLLDILADLVAYATAGVAVLFERAFAEAGVKPQKVDLDLPGYFAALDIPIRRITKRMADARDRKTVEAMYEEFVETGKVVKNLPADDKKIRALHCKQILRQPVEWLDMMPIRPIGTKHVPLPEHPQPVEYQLRVVPVPVAGAAVETDRTPTVSPDPEVFDEVETAQAPMDDPIAAPETIEPEIAAVEAVAASEEIEPEIEPEPEPEIEDVAVAEDPIDTIEAEAEESTVVVPVEEATAAEAMLAELDAVEEAEATPEPVENIEPDEVEPAQAANDDEQSDHITLDSPVVDAPSIGPKTASRLEKVDIWTIGDLLNADPAETASALNVRYIKTDTLVDWQDQTRLMVEAPGLRVLDSQILVGAGIRSADDLAKASATKVLKAATGFLDTPIGARVLWGGENNVDKSEVEHWIGLAKSAQG; from the coding sequence ATGAATCTGCTCGAGCTCGTCATCATCGCACACAGGTGCCGCTCGACCCACCATTTCATCGCGTTTGACGCCCTTCAATTGCTGAAGGGCGAGGATGCGGGGGACTGGAAGAATCTGCTGCTCAAGCATCACACCAATCTGCTCAAGGGTGCGAAAGCGCCCGATACCGATTTCAAAGACTTCCAGAACCATGTCCTGCATGTCGAGGAAGGCGAATGGGGCGGTGCCCGCGATGCCGCTATGCAATGGTATGGCAAGGCGGTTGAGGCGCTGCGCGAAAAGAAATGGGGCAAGGCGGCTTATGCGCTCGGCGTGCTGACGCATTATTATGCCGACCCGATTCAACCCTTCCACACGGCGCAGAGCGAGGAAGAGGGTGCTATTCACCGGGCGCTGGAATGGTCAATCGCCAAGTCGCGCGATACGATCAAGGCGCTGATTGACGTGCGCGGCTATCCGTACGTGCATGCGGGCAGCGAAACCGGCTTCGTCGCTGATATGGTGCTGGCGGGCGCCAAATATTCCAATCCGCATTATCAGACCTTTATCGACCATTATGACCTGCACAAAGGCGTCGCCAATCCGCCGGAGGGCCTGGATCAGACGCTGCTGGACATTCTCGCCGATCTGGTCGCCTATGCGACCGCCGGAGTCGCGGTTCTGTTCGAACGGGCTTTTGCGGAAGCCGGGGTGAAGCCGCAAAAGGTCGATCTGGATCTGCCGGGCTATTTCGCCGCCCTCGACATTCCGATCCGCCGGATCACCAAGCGCATGGCCGACGCGCGCGATCGCAAGACGGTCGAGGCCATGTATGAGGAATTTGTCGAGACCGGGAAAGTGGTCAAGAACCTGCCCGCCGATGACAAGAAGATCCGGGCGCTGCATTGCAAACAGATCCTGCGCCAGCCGGTCGAATGGCTCGACATGATGCCCATTCGCCCGATCGGCACCAAACATGTGCCACTACCAGAGCATCCGCAGCCGGTGGAATACCAGTTGCGGGTCGTGCCGGTCCCTGTCGCCGGGGCTGCGGTGGAAACCGACCGAACACCGACCGTGTCACCGGACCCGGAAGTCTTTGACGAGGTTGAGACGGCGCAGGCGCCGATGGACGATCCGATCGCGGCGCCTGAAACCATTGAGCCAGAGATTGCCGCTGTAGAGGCGGTCGCCGCCTCCGAAGAGATCGAGCCCGAGATTGAGCCCGAGCCAGAGCCAGAGATTGAGGACGTGGCGGTCGCTGAAGACCCGATAGACACGATCGAAGCAGAAGCGGAAGAATCGACCGTCGTAGTCCCCGTCGAGGAAGCCACGGCGGCGGAAGCGATGCTCGCAGAACTCGATGCGGTTGAGGAGGCTGAAGCCACGCCTGAACCGGTCGAGAATATCGAGCCCGACGAAGTCGAACCGGCCCAGGCCGCGAATGATGACGAGCAGAGCGACCATATCACGCTCGACTCCCCGGTCGTCGACGCCCCCTCCATCGGGCCGAAGACGGCCTCGCGGCTCGAGAAAGTCGATATCTGGACGATTGGCGACCTGCTCAATGCCGATCCAGCTGAAACGGCATCGGCGCTGAACGTGCGCTATATCAAGACCGACACGCTGGTCGATTGGCAGGACCAGACCCGCCTGATGGTCGAGGCTCCGGGGCTGCGCGTTCTGGACAGTCAGATCCTGGTCGGGGCTGGTATTCGCAGCGCCGATGATCTCGCCAAGGCGTCGGCCACCAAGGTCCTCAAGGCGGCCACCGGCTTCCTCGACACACCGATTGGTGCCCGCGTGCTGTGGGGCGGTGAGAACAATGTCGACAAGTCAGAAGTCGAGCACTGGATCGGCCTCGCCAAATCGGCCCAGGGTTGA
- a CDS encoding fused MFS/spermidine synthase, translating to MNTNVVAPDRAIRSIASHLGASPYIATIFLSAALVFLVQPIFAKMATPLLGGAPNVWNVSLVCFQAALLLGYAYAHLLTHFVPSLRKQIAIHGALLALAALVLPFQLSTALGPPDPTQPTFWLIGVFAISIAPPFAVISATAPLIQSWYSRSGRADAHDPYHLYAASNVGSLLGLAAYPLLFEPFMPVIAQTSAWTTGYLGLAVLLIACGLLAFKTGKGLRPAVTETGTALETTAPRTLWRQRTWWLVCAFIPSSLLVGSTTHIATEIASVPFLWALPLALYISSFVIVFSKQPAITLDTANRLLPMTVALAFFALPAITVIPVTFSLAIHVLALFITALVGHGTMAASRPAANRLTEFYLIMSLGGVLGGAFNALLVPVIFTSVIEYPLLLVAILAVRPGLRLIGKGRTRVWLVAAIAALVIASLMRLIQGVDGQSIIAARILLLLAAFAIALSWNSKVGPVFAALCAWGIGAVTNPIAGGVSDRSFFGVVKVIERGDIRLLMHSGTVHGAQFMTEDKALLPTTYYAPPTPIGRLFAANDKPGAVGVIGLGTGSVACYARPDQDYVYYEIDPLVADVASDPQHFTYLSECTPNPNIVLGDGRLSLAEEPEGHFNLLLIDAFSSSSVPTHLLTREAISLYLSRLDEDGLLVMHVSNNHMDLPNVVARVADSLGVPARYQYYNPSLEEAELQDAHASQVVVLARSEAALTALDAEADWAVLNGDGGRAWSDDYTNVIGAILEKQL from the coding sequence ATGAACACCAACGTCGTGGCGCCTGATCGTGCCATTCGATCGATTGCGTCACATCTTGGCGCCTCGCCTTACATCGCGACCATTTTCCTGTCGGCGGCGCTGGTTTTCCTCGTCCAGCCTATCTTCGCCAAGATGGCGACGCCGCTTCTGGGCGGTGCGCCGAATGTCTGGAATGTCTCGCTCGTTTGCTTCCAGGCCGCGCTGCTGCTGGGATATGCCTATGCGCATCTGCTGACCCATTTCGTGCCGTCGCTGCGCAAGCAGATCGCCATTCATGGTGCCCTCCTGGCGCTCGCGGCCCTGGTGCTTCCCTTCCAACTTTCGACCGCGCTTGGGCCGCCGGATCCGACCCAGCCAACCTTCTGGCTGATTGGCGTCTTTGCCATCTCGATTGCCCCGCCCTTTGCCGTGATTTCCGCCACCGCGCCGCTGATTCAGAGCTGGTATAGCCGCTCCGGACGCGCCGACGCGCATGATCCGTATCATCTCTATGCGGCGAGCAATGTCGGATCCTTGCTCGGGCTCGCCGCCTACCCGCTTCTGTTTGAGCCGTTCATGCCGGTCATCGCACAGACCAGCGCCTGGACCACGGGATATCTAGGGCTTGCAGTATTGTTGATCGCTTGCGGCCTGCTCGCCTTCAAGACCGGCAAAGGCCTGCGCCCGGCCGTGACGGAGACCGGAACGGCGCTCGAAACCACGGCGCCCCGGACCCTGTGGCGGCAACGCACCTGGTGGCTCGTCTGCGCCTTTATCCCGTCCAGCCTGCTGGTCGGATCGACGACCCATATCGCCACCGAGATTGCCAGCGTGCCTTTCCTCTGGGCACTGCCGCTGGCGCTCTATATTTCCAGTTTCGTCATCGTCTTCTCCAAGCAGCCCGCGATCACATTGGACACTGCCAATCGCCTGTTGCCGATGACCGTCGCCCTGGCTTTCTTCGCGCTGCCCGCGATTACGGTCATTCCGGTGACCTTCTCTCTCGCCATCCATGTCCTGGCGCTGTTCATCACGGCACTGGTCGGGCACGGCACCATGGCGGCCAGTCGCCCGGCAGCGAACCGGCTGACCGAGTTCTATCTGATCATGTCGCTGGGCGGCGTGCTGGGCGGAGCGTTCAACGCCTTGCTGGTGCCGGTCATTTTCACCTCGGTGATCGAATATCCGCTTTTGCTCGTCGCGATCCTGGCCGTGCGCCCAGGCCTGCGTCTGATCGGCAAAGGCCGCACGCGCGTCTGGCTTGTCGCCGCCATCGCGGCGCTGGTCATCGCCAGCCTGATGCGCCTGATCCAGGGCGTTGACGGGCAGAGCATCATCGCCGCGCGTATCCTGCTGCTGCTCGCCGCTTTCGCCATTGCGCTGAGCTGGAACAGCAAGGTCGGTCCGGTCTTCGCCGCGCTCTGCGCCTGGGGCATTGGCGCGGTGACCAACCCGATCGCTGGCGGCGTGTCGGATCGCAGTTTCTTCGGCGTCGTCAAGGTGATCGAGCGCGGCGACATTCGCCTGCTGATGCATAGCGGCACTGTCCACGGCGCGCAGTTCATGACCGAAGACAAGGCCCTGCTGCCGACCACATATTACGCGCCGCCCACGCCGATCGGGCGGCTCTTCGCGGCCAATGACAAGCCCGGCGCCGTTGGCGTGATCGGGCTCGGCACCGGGTCCGTCGCCTGCTACGCCCGGCCGGATCAGGACTATGTCTATTACGAGATCGATCCGCTCGTCGCCGACGTCGCCAGCGATCCGCAGCATTTCACCTATTTGTCCGAGTGCACCCCCAATCCGAATATCGTGCTCGGCGATGGCCGTCTGAGCCTGGCCGAGGAGCCGGAAGGCCATTTCAACCTGCTCCTGATCGACGCGTTCAGCTCCAGCTCGGTGCCGACGCATCTGCTGACCCGCGAAGCGATCAGCCTGTACCTGTCGCGCCTCGACGAAGACGGCCTGCTGGTCATGCACGTCTCGAACAATCATATGGACCTGCCGAACGTCGTCGCGCGCGTTGCCGACTCGCTCGGCGTACCCGCCCGGTATCAATACTACAATCCGTCACTGGAAGAGGCTGAGCTGCAGGATGCGCATGCGAGCCAGGTCGTGGTTCTGGCACGCTCAGAGGCGGCGCTGACAGCGCTGGATGCCGAGGCCGATTGGGCCGTGCTCAATGGCGATGGCGGCCGGGCCTGGAGCGACGATTATACCAATGTGATCGGCGCGATCCTGGAAAAGCAGCTCTAG
- a CDS encoding phosphodiester glycosidase family protein, with protein MRKALIILTASLSLAGCQPQDGPDQDSTVQTQVQCRTLVHESDGYTVCSFDAASDDIRLFHSDADGEPYLQFDTLERELDEQGEVLIFAMNGGMYHEDRRPVGYYRDGLGDQATVNTNDGPGNFHLKPNGVFWLTGSGAGITESAAYLEAGIDPLYATQSGPMLVIDGSLHPELNPEGTSHRRRNGVGVSADGRSVYFAISDSAVTFHEFATLFRDVIQVPNALFLDGQVSRIYVPSINRYEIGTDLGPIIGVVE; from the coding sequence TTGCGCAAAGCTCTGATCATTCTGACTGCCAGCCTGTCCCTCGCGGGATGTCAGCCGCAAGATGGGCCTGACCAGGACTCGACGGTGCAGACCCAGGTGCAGTGCCGGACCCTGGTGCATGAGAGCGATGGCTATACGGTGTGCAGCTTTGATGCGGCCAGCGATGATATTCGCCTGTTCCACAGCGATGCAGACGGCGAACCCTACCTGCAATTCGACACGCTGGAACGCGAACTGGATGAGCAGGGCGAGGTGCTGATTTTCGCGATGAATGGCGGTATGTATCATGAAGACCGCCGCCCGGTTGGTTATTACCGCGATGGCCTCGGCGATCAGGCAACGGTCAACACGAATGACGGGCCGGGCAATTTTCACTTGAAGCCGAACGGTGTGTTCTGGCTCACCGGATCTGGCGCCGGGATCACCGAAAGCGCGGCCTATCTCGAAGCCGGTATCGACCCGCTCTATGCGACTCAATCAGGCCCCATGCTGGTCATAGATGGCAGCCTGCATCCGGAGCTCAATCCGGAGGGGACGTCGCATCGCCGCCGCAACGGGGTCGGGGTCAGCGCGGATGGCCGATCGGTCTATTTCGCGATTTCGGACTCCGCCGTGACCTTCCACGAATTCGCCACCCTGTTTCGGGATGTGATCCAGGTGCCGAACGCGCTGTTCCTCGATGGCCAGGTCAGCCGGATCTATGTGCCCTCGATCAATCGCTATGAAATCGGCACCGATCTCGGGCCGATCATTGGCGTGGTCGAGTGA
- a CDS encoding MBL fold metallo-hydrolase, with translation MLRLLAFFGCLWAYGGGLGGDLGGSLGGVLSPLASAHTATPTQTTYLGNEGIMVSDGHTTVLFDPLYPNGFGTYQMVPDAMRQDLMAGAAPYENIDAIFISHMHPDHFSVDEAILYLQTHPDVQLFAPAQAVDWMREETEDESIFDRVIPVGLERLDAPLSFRHDELEIDVVRIPHAGWPARADVSNLVWRVTLNDGITVMHLGDADPNDEHFAPHDEHWMVTRTDNAYPPYWFFSMGDGPQILSTRLNALKSTGIHVPIELPVDLFVSGEDFFHTPGETRLIQKVAAE, from the coding sequence ATGTTGCGTTTATTGGCTTTTTTCGGATGCCTGTGGGCTTATGGGGGCGGTCTTGGGGGCGATCTTGGGGGCAGTTTGGGGGGAGTCTTGAGCCCGCTGGCCAGCGCGCATACGGCCACCCCAACCCAGACGACCTATCTCGGCAATGAAGGGATCATGGTCAGCGATGGGCATACAACCGTCCTGTTTGATCCGCTCTATCCGAACGGCTTCGGGACCTATCAGATGGTGCCGGACGCGATGCGACAGGACCTGATGGCGGGCGCCGCGCCGTATGAAAATATCGACGCGATCTTCATCAGCCATATGCATCCCGATCACTTCTCTGTCGATGAGGCGATCCTGTATCTGCAGACCCATCCAGACGTGCAGTTATTCGCCCCGGCGCAGGCCGTCGACTGGATGCGGGAAGAAACAGAGGATGAGTCCATCTTTGACCGCGTCATACCGGTCGGTCTGGAACGGCTGGACGCGCCGCTCTCCTTCAGGCATGACGAGCTCGAGATCGATGTGGTGCGGATCCCGCACGCCGGTTGGCCAGCCCGGGCAGACGTCTCCAACCTGGTCTGGCGGGTGACGCTCAACGACGGCATCACGGTCATGCATCTGGGCGATGCTGATCCCAATGATGAGCATTTTGCGCCACATGATGAGCACTGGATGGTGACGCGGACGGACAATGCCTATCCTCCTTACTGGTTCTTCAGCATGGGCGACGGCCCGCAAATCCTGTCCACGCGCCTGAACGCGCTGAAATCGACGGGCATTCACGTGCCGATCGAACTGCCGGTGGATCTGTTCGTGTCCGGCGAGGACTTCTTTCACACGCCTGGCGAAACGCGGCTGATCCAGAAAGTGGCGGCAGAGTGA
- a CDS encoding DUF2164 domain-containing protein, whose protein sequence is MKQIKLSDDRRARLVGQLQTLFAAEFDETLSEFRAEQILELMLKTLGPGIYNQAVQDVRAHLQSKLDDLDGEVYVDDRT, encoded by the coding sequence ATGAAACAGATCAAACTCTCTGATGACCGGCGCGCTCGCCTGGTCGGTCAATTGCAGACCCTGTTCGCCGCCGAGTTTGATGAAACCCTTTCCGAGTTTCGCGCCGAGCAGATCCTCGAATTGATGCTGAAAACGCTGGGACCGGGGATCTATAATCAGGCGGTCCAGGATGTGCGCGCGCACTTGCAGTCAAAGCTCGACGATCTGGATGGTGAAGTCTATGTCGACGACCGGACCTAG
- a CDS encoding ArsC/Spx/MgsR family protein: protein MSLTLYGLKNCDTCKKALKALEAANVAVQFVDIRAEADLEACVPAWLAAAGADVLVNRRSTTWRNLSEVERAGDPQALLIAHPTLVKRPVIDAGDQVHVGWSKPVQAALLG from the coding sequence ATGTCTCTCACCCTATACGGCCTGAAAAATTGCGACACGTGCAAGAAGGCGCTGAAAGCGCTTGAAGCGGCAAATGTCGCTGTACAGTTCGTCGACATTCGCGCCGAAGCGGACCTCGAGGCGTGTGTGCCAGCCTGGCTGGCGGCGGCCGGCGCGGACGTGCTGGTCAACCGTCGATCGACGACCTGGCGCAATCTGTCTGAGGTCGAACGCGCCGGCGATCCGCAGGCCTTGCTGATCGCGCATCCGACCCTGGTCAAACGCCCGGTCATCGACGCGGGCGATCAGGTTCATGTCGGCTGGTCGAAGCCTGTGCAAGCGGCGCTGCTCGGCTGA
- a CDS encoding methyltransferase domain-containing protein translates to MQEVEAKWIEASLRAFPAEDLSPILDIGSQTLAFRTQDKPYIHEKLFAPLMARGVSIIYSDLQEGEGIDLSANLLEADGFDEIKATAPRTIFCNNVLEHVLDPAEFANRCFALLPPGGRLVITVPKSYPHHRDPIDTMFRPTPAEICALISAPHEVLVSDIIDVGSYRDNLKKRPWIIYRQIVRLPFPFLGWTKWKRSMKKFYWMIWPYRQSCVVLQKPLSSASVDSDTELPHHDRGPLQPSPEAPAQP, encoded by the coding sequence ATGCAAGAGGTCGAAGCGAAATGGATCGAGGCGTCCCTGCGCGCCTTTCCGGCTGAAGACCTGTCGCCCATCCTCGACATAGGCAGCCAGACGCTCGCCTTTCGCACCCAGGACAAGCCCTATATCCATGAGAAACTGTTCGCGCCCTTGATGGCGCGCGGCGTGTCCATCATCTATTCGGATCTCCAGGAAGGCGAGGGCATCGATCTTTCGGCCAACCTGCTTGAAGCGGATGGGTTCGACGAGATCAAGGCGACCGCGCCGCGCACGATTTTCTGCAACAATGTCCTCGAGCACGTGCTGGATCCAGCCGAGTTCGCCAATCGCTGCTTTGCGCTGCTGCCACCCGGTGGGCGCCTGGTGATCACTGTGCCGAAAAGCTATCCGCATCACCGCGATCCGATCGATACGATGTTTCGACCGACGCCAGCGGAAATCTGCGCGCTGATCTCAGCGCCGCATGAGGTCCTGGTATCGGACATTATCGATGTCGGTTCTTATCGGGACAATCTGAAAAAGCGCCCCTGGATCATCTACCGACAGATCGTTCGCCTGCCATTTCCATTCCTCGGCTGGACCAAGTGGAAACGGTCGATGAAAAAGTTCTACTGGATGATCTGGCCGTATCGCCAATCCTGCGTGGTGCTGCAGAAACCGCTCAGTTCCGCGAGCGTGGATTCAGATACAGAGCTTCCTCATCATGATCGAGGTCCGCTTCAACCTTCCCCCGAAGCACCTGCTCAGCCATAG
- a CDS encoding SRPBCC domain-containing protein, translating to MSELPVFVMERDFEAPRELVWKTWTEAEHLSHWYGPGVETVIHELNVKPGGVWLNEMKMGERSGYQKSEYTEVSPPERLVMLMSTTDADWNLTPNPMMPDWPATLLTVVTFEDLGGRTRMRLEWSPHEASAAEIACFADAVENLGKGWGAGMELLAQLLADLQA from the coding sequence ATGAGTGAATTGCCTGTCTTCGTCATGGAACGCGACTTTGAAGCCCCGCGCGAACTGGTCTGGAAAACCTGGACTGAGGCGGAACACCTGTCCCATTGGTATGGGCCGGGCGTTGAAACCGTCATCCATGAGCTGAACGTCAAACCTGGCGGGGTCTGGCTCAATGAAATGAAAATGGGCGAACGCTCGGGCTATCAAAAGTCTGAGTATACCGAAGTGTCGCCACCGGAACGCCTCGTCATGCTGATGTCCACGACGGATGCAGACTGGAACCTGACCCCTAATCCGATGATGCCGGATTGGCCCGCCACATTGCTCACCGTGGTCACGTTCGAAGACCTTGGGGGTCGAACCCGAATGCGCCTGGAATGGTCACCGCATGAAGCAAGCGCGGCAGAGATTGCCTGCTTTGCCGATGCGGTCGAGAACCTTGGCAAGGGCTGGGGCGCAGGCATGGAACTGCTCGCCCAACTGCTCGCCGACCTGCAAGCCTGA
- a CDS encoding metalloregulator ArsR/SmtB family transcription factor yields MNIGIANSSGANLDAVFAALADPTRRAILAQLSTGDASVNEIASPFEMSQPAISKHLKVLERAGLVTRAVDQQRRPARLNAAPMQDAVAWLEEFREFWAGSFDQLDGLLSELQSTPKKDPRDE; encoded by the coding sequence ATGAACATAGGAATTGCTAACAGTTCAGGCGCAAATCTGGATGCTGTGTTCGCAGCCCTTGCCGACCCGACCCGGCGCGCGATCCTGGCCCAATTGTCGACCGGTGACGCCTCCGTAAACGAGATCGCGTCGCCTTTTGAGATGAGTCAGCCGGCAATCTCCAAGCACCTGAAAGTGCTCGAACGGGCCGGCCTCGTGACCCGCGCTGTTGATCAGCAGCGCCGTCCGGCCCGTTTGAATGCGGCCCCCATGCAGGACGCTGTCGCCTGGCTTGAGGAATTCCGGGAGTTCTGGGCCGGCAGCTTCGACCAGTTGGATGGCTTGCTGAGTGAATTGCAATCAACCCCTAAAAAGGACCCTCGCGATGAGTGA
- a CDS encoding CPBP family intramembrane glutamic endopeptidase: MPFLSAESFSLVDIVMLAVIVIGLPLETLINLKRTRQELASGAPGVRVKHYTSTILLLWAVALPIIVLWAASGRDWAGLGFHIETGLMPLGGWLLAALMTAYFVYQFCLVSASEKIRQQFRDGLAKDPVMSGFLPQSPEERHLFSLLSVTAGITEEIIFRAYLIWAFSLFLPLWAAALASLAVFTMLHLYQGFKNLPAVFAMGGLVTLIFVLSGSIWPAIAVHIFVDILNGRTVYKARTLTA, from the coding sequence ATGCCTTTTTTGAGCGCAGAGAGCTTTTCTCTTGTGGATATCGTGATGCTGGCCGTGATCGTGATCGGATTGCCGCTCGAAACCCTGATCAATCTGAAGCGGACCCGGCAAGAGCTCGCATCCGGCGCACCCGGGGTCCGGGTCAAGCACTATACCTCGACCATCCTGTTGCTGTGGGCCGTCGCCCTGCCCATCATCGTGCTCTGGGCCGCCAGCGGCCGCGATTGGGCCGGCCTTGGATTTCACATCGAGACCGGCCTGATGCCGCTCGGTGGCTGGCTCCTGGCCGCCCTGATGACCGCCTATTTCGTCTACCAGTTCTGCCTGGTCTCGGCCTCCGAGAAGATCCGGCAGCAGTTTCGCGACGGCCTGGCCAAGGATCCCGTTATGTCGGGGTTCCTGCCGCAATCGCCCGAAGAGCGTCACCTATTCAGCCTGCTCAGCGTCACGGCCGGGATCACCGAGGAAATCATCTTCCGGGCCTATCTGATCTGGGCGTTCAGCCTGTTTCTGCCGCTCTGGGCGGCCGCCCTCGCCTCCCTGGCCGTGTTCACGATGCTGCACCTCTATCAGGGCTTCAAGAACCTGCCCGCCGTGTTCGCCATGGGCGGACTGGTCACCTTGATCTTCGTCTTGTCCGGCTCGATCTGGCCCGCCATTGCCGTGCATATCTTTGTCGACATCCTGAATGGTCGAACCGTCTACAAGGCGCGGACGCTGACCGCTTAG
- a CDS encoding TetR/AcrR family transcriptional regulator, which translates to MPQAIRPPKQTRAIRTRRKLIEALERLLRTAEFEHISVQDIAREAGVAVGSVYSHFKDKNAFLEALLTFWREQVEAQLDVAETQDTAAALAALGSLRAALFEAVKSVHQQTRENGHILRAVHTYARLHPEMGDEDWQALVVRSFKPIGAFMAAYADEITVTDPDLATRILGFFFNTIFIRSALMPQDTLLEAIEVEDETLVHEATEMLFAYLTLPR; encoded by the coding sequence ATGCCGCAAGCCATTCGTCCGCCCAAACAAACCCGCGCCATTCGCACCCGGCGCAAGCTGATCGAGGCGCTGGAGCGTCTTCTGCGAACCGCCGAGTTTGAACACATCTCGGTGCAGGATATTGCCCGTGAAGCCGGGGTCGCCGTCGGCTCGGTCTATTCGCATTTCAAGGACAAGAACGCGTTTCTCGAAGCCTTGCTGACCTTCTGGCGCGAGCAGGTGGAAGCCCAGCTCGACGTGGCGGAGACCCAGGACACAGCGGCCGCACTCGCCGCGCTCGGATCCTTGCGCGCGGCATTGTTTGAAGCGGTCAAATCTGTCCACCAGCAAACGCGCGAGAATGGTCACATTCTGCGCGCGGTCCACACCTATGCCCGCTTGCATCCGGAGATGGGCGACGAGGATTGGCAGGCCCTGGTGGTGCGCAGTTTCAAGCCGATCGGCGCGTTTATGGCCGCCTATGCGGACGAGATCACGGTCACGGACCCTGACCTTGCGACCCGTATTCTCGGCTTCTTCTTCAACACCATCTTCATCCGCTCCGCCCTGATGCCGCAGGATACGCTGCTGGAGGCGATTGAGGTCGAGGATGAGACGCTTGTGCATGAAGCGACCGAGATGCTGTTCGCCTATCTGACTCTGCCACGATGA